TCATTGACGCTTCCTGGTCACCAATCGCCCTCGCATCTCTTTAATTATAAAAGAAACGAAATAATCAAACGGTTGCCAACATGCGACCTTGTATTAAGTAGATTAATCTTTTTTGCCTTCTTCTCTCTGGTTATAGTCTGAAAATTGATCGTAGGTGTTCGAGTAGAGGTAACGGGAACGGTTTactggaagttttttttctctctttctaaGATTTCTATATTTAAAAATCGGCGCTCGAGTCGAAAGGATggtatgtttaattttttatcgagtCATCGAAGAGAATGAGCTCATAAAGAAGGCAGCACGACGATTAggagaaaataatttaaactgtatgaacgacgacgacgatgaagaaaGGAGtaagcgtcgtcgtcgttgtggtGTGCGGATGAATAGATAATGGTTCAGGCTGGCGAAAGTTGCATGGTCAAATGCAAATTTCATGTGTGCAAAATAATGTTTCGGCGTGTTCGACGTTTGAGCAGTCTGTATATAAATAGTATaacaatataaataaatttaagctACAAAGAAACCAGCAGAAAGAAACTTGTTGGCGCCGCACCATTTAATAATTGTAACCTtgctacctatgtattttgtaaGTCTGGCCGAAAGTATGGGTTTGGGTATGGGTATGGTAGAGGTAGAGCACGAGGATAACGAAGGTATGTGGAGATGCAAGCACACGCGTTAGTAGGTCAGGATGCATCTGGTGGTGCATTTGTTACAATTCGATTTCGGGTTCGAAACGCAGCAGGATGAACCACTTGTTGGAACATTCGGGTGTTGGTGCAACTGCCGCCATCGCAATCACCTTCACCTCTACCTctgtattactttttttttttcggtttttatttCTCTCTCATCCTGGCCTACCAAACGAGCGACGATACTTATTAAAAAGAGAAATTATCATGGTCGCCGTCATAACAAACGGCTGCAGCGGTAGACACTCTCTCGTATTGTTTATGTACGCCTTTCCCTTTCAAAATATATACGCATCGCGCCCGCTCACGCTGTAGGTACGCAGCAAAGCCGTTGATAGTTCTGTATGGTGTGTGTTTGTTAAGCGTACATACAGCATTTAATACTCATCGCGCGTCGTGTTGCTCTCACTGCTCAAAAGTGGAGGAAGAGGCGCAGGAGGAGACGCATTTCTCTCTCGCTGCGATCCATGGTATGGTACTCGCGCGCGCCTACACTTTTGTCATCATTGGAAAGATGAAAGAGGCTGTAGCGGGCGCGATTTcgtgaaagtaaaaaattttcatgcggCGCGACCTTGAGAAATATCCGATTCGTGTACGCTCTCTTACCTAATTGGAAGACAAATAGTTTGGAAGTCGAAAAGAAAGAATAAGGTCAGAGATGGTAAAAGAGGTTAGAGACGTGTTTATACAccaatacttacctatatttttcggGTCTCTCGTTTAAatctcttttcttttcttttcttttttgtactGTTTCGGCCTTCTATGTTCTGTACGTACTCCCTTTTTTTATGGTGTAATATCCGTGTAATGTAAAGTATGCTCTGATGGAGTGTGCCAGTAAACACGATGAACCAGCTTGGTTTAAGGGTTTATTCCTCTTTGGAAGTtctattaattgaaaaaaaaaaaaaaaacgatacaaGAGGAACATCTGCTTCGATGATACGCATTGGGAGATGAGGATAACGCCTCGTATATACTAGGGTGAAAAAATGAGGTCGATAAGATCCACTGTACGAGTAGATACACCTGGATGGCGCGTGCAACATTTTGCAACCCGTCTATCACCTGCTACTCTATGTAGTGCTGATCAATGCAGACTCGAGAGTTTTGCTGTAACCCAAGCTCTCAGCTGTGAATGTGCACCAGTCTCTCTGTCTTCATTGTGACATGTTTGAAACGAGTTTATATTGCAGGGCTGCCTTGGTCTGTCTCATTTCCTTTACCCTATTTTCAAACACATACGATTACTTATACCTATATGCTTTACCATTACCTCGAGTACTTGTATGTGTATGTAGTATGATGATTCGAATGATCTTAATTATTAatggttttgtgttttttttgcttttgtttacAGCTGTTCGATTTGGTCGCGTACCGAAACGAGAAAAAGCGCGTATTCTAGCGGCCATGCAACAAAGTACTAATTCCAGGAGTCAAGAAAAAGCTCTAACCGCCGAATTAGAAGATGACCAAAGGCTATTAGCCACTGTGGTCAGAGCGCACTTAGAAACGTGCGATTTTACCAGGGATAAAGTGGAACCTATGCTGATTAGAGCTCGAACCCAACCTTCATTTACCGCTTGTCCTCCTACTTTGGTAAGTACCATTAAGCTTTCTTAGATCAATGATCAGTAGACAATAGACACTGTGTAACTATGGATTGATCAGAGATATGTACTTACCCAAGAGGTCTTAGAATTGTATCATTATGATGGAAAGTTGGTAGAAGAGGAAGTGTATGAAGTCAGTTTCAGCAACTGAGGCAGTACCTCAGAGCACCGTAGGAAATATGATGCCATTGGAAGTCAAAGATCTGATGTTTTCCAATCGGTATTTGTTTTGATGGGAGGGGTGAGGGTGAGGGAGAATTTTGAAAGCCTTTGTGGATCAGTTTTATGTAGTTCACAAAGATCAGTTTCAGAAATACTGGATATAGATCAAGTCAGACTTGAGTGAAACGCAAGAAGAGATTTCTTTGGAAGTCAAAAATGTGATGTTGAATCATCATGGCATATACAGTCATTCTTCTACTTTAATTCCATATTCATACATTTTTTGGGAGTGGGTTGtggaaatctttgaaaaatcagttgCAGTAATTGCTATTGTTGATACTCTATAATACTCATAAAAACCGTGAAACAATTGGAATGtcagaaagtttttttcatcaagcatattgattggaaacaaaaagtaaaaaaaatttttgagaatcaattccttttgaatttcaattttctcctatatttctggtttttttcacacattttttctcaatttttgacttttggatAATATATTGTGGATAAGTATGTATTGGTTTTCCATATTGATTATCAATGTTTTGATATTGAATCTCATATTGATATATTGTTCAAGATATCAGTACAAGGGTGTGCACTGTGCAAAAATGGCATGTGccctcaaaaaagttttttgccaaaCGTTTCGactggtcacagtgaatgataataatgatagcacattaTTGGTTGTGATAACATATTTTACCaatcatatgtacctatttcacattgccagcctacatttttaatgaaaaaactttCTGTGGGGTACATGATATTTCTGCACAATCTGTAAATTAACACTACTAGTCTGTAGAAGTCAAGGATCTGATATTGAATCATGATGATAGTGCTGTTACTGTTCACTATTATTGATGATTCTCAATTCTCTATTCTCTATTTAGCTATTTTGGAATCAGTTGTAGCAACTATGGACATAGTTCTGAGCTAAGTGAAGAGATGCCATTATAGAAGCCAAAAATCTGATGTTGAATGATGATGACAAATGCCATTTCCTACTATTCAGCTTTACTGATGTTTCTCTATTCAGAGTTTAGTCTATCAGAATTAGTTGCAGCAACTGTGGTCAGTGGTCATAGATCAGAGCTGAAAAGGGAGCATGAAAAGATGTGATGGGAAGTTGAAGATCTGATGTTGCAATGGATCATGATGGCGAATACAGTTATTCTTCCCTTTTACTGGTGTTTCTTTATTCAGCAATTTTGGGTAGAGGAATTCTGGCAATCATTGAGTATCGGGTTTAGTTGATGAGGATCAGAGGCAGCAACTGAGGCCACAAATGAGATCTGAGTGAGAGGCATGAATCATGATGGTTATTACGGTTATTCTTCCCTTTTACTGGTGTTTCTTTATTCAGCAATTTTGGGTAGAAGAATTCTGGCAATCATTGAGTATCGGGTTTAGTTGATGAGGATCAGAGGCAGCAACTGAGGCCACAAATGAGATCTGAGTGAGAGGCATGAATCACAATGGCTAATACAGTTATTCTTCCTTTTTACTGATGTTTCTCCATTCAGCATTTGGAGAGAAGAATTCTGGCAATCATTGAGTATCAGGCTCAGGTTATGAGGATCAGTGGCAGCAACTGTAATTGTAAATTGAGGAGGGAAATCTTGTAAATCTTTGAGGATCAGGTTCTTCTGATGAGAATGAATACAAAAATGAGTTTCATTACTCAAATAGCCCATTCCCTCGAATGCCAGTCACCAAGACCAAGACTGGATCTGATCACAGACCTCGGTTTCAAAAACATACCTTTCAGAAATTAGATCGGAAGTACATTTGAGACTATATGGTTCGTTCAAATATCGTAGAACACAATTTTACAAAACCCTGACAGATTTCTCCCAACTCTCCCGCTGTCTGCTAGTCCAACAAAGTAATTCTTCCAGCTCAGTGTGCACCGAAGGTTAATTTCAAGTTCCGGTAGACCTTGTGTGTGATCTTCTGGCCGCATGGTAATTGACCGTAGAGAAAACAGATCTCGAAGATCTCCGAGAAGGTTGTACAGTATGTTGTGTTGTATGGCAGAAAAATGATGTAGAACATTATTCCAACGTCTGGCTTATAGGTTAGGATGTGTGCGTTATCCTTCCTCGCAGATTTCTTAACATCTTGTACGGTAGCATTTGAATAAGATCCAAAATTACGCACATAAAACGTGCACTGTGTGTATATAGTTTTGTGTTGGGAGACGATTTCTTCTTAGCCTATACTATAATTCAAGGTCGATGATGCGTGTAAACGAGAACGCGATCACAGACCTCTGCCGGTATGAGCTCGCTTCACGATGCCGGATTAATGATATTACAAGCCTAGTATATGTAGCATAGGGATAGGGAATGCCATAGTGATATAGGGAAAGAGAGGTACCACTAGTTTAACCGTCGTCAGTGGGCGTTGTGTATATACTCTGAAACGTTACACGGTCACAGCAAATGCGTTAAAGTTATGCCGAGGTAAAGGACATTTTCACACCAGTGTGTTAGTGCAgcaagtacatacttactcgtacatacacTTGGAAGTGTTATTGCTCGTGTATGAATATACACGGAGAAGAGGCGCGGGTTGAGTAGGTACTATTTTTACTAACAATAAAACACCCGAGAGTGTGTCCATGTGTGTATGTCGCCTCTCCCGCTGTCTAGAGTAgtataaaatacatatatatagtTAAGAGGAACGCGAATTCCATCgttttaaaaactcatcaagGATCTTCCTTGTGTAATAGGCTACGACGTATGAGCGACTTCGTCATCATCGTCACTACAGTACAGAGTCAGAGTGTCGTAACTTCCCCGTTTTTTAgcgtgtattatttttttttcattgtgtgTGTACGCTGATTAGGGAGAATTTCTCGAAGATGCTTGAATTTAGGTCGAGCTCAAATCAGTCCCGAGGACATTCGATGACCTCTTCTTGTTTAGTTTGGGTTTTGTTGCGAATACATAGTGTACAAGCAGATGGAATGGAAGCTGGCGGAAAGAGTGAGAGATACACGTACACAGAGTACCCTTTTGTTGTATGATACTATAGAGTTGATAATTGACTACTGCCAATACTGTTGCTGGTATAGCCAGCCTTATAGAATATGGATTGGGTATAGACGATGTATGGCATCGAGTACATACTCTCTTTAATGACTTAATCGTCGTTTAACGTCAACTGTCATGATCCCGTATGTCAATATGTAaattctctttctctctctcacaCTTTAACTGTTAGAAGTACTTTCACAAAGAGCTAACTGGAACATCGGAATGTAACGTTTCGTGATTGTGAACGAATTATTGGAAAGTTAGCGAGCTCACGGTGTGACTGATCCTGCATAAGACTCGTGAGATGAGAGCAAAAGTAAAGGTAGGTAAATCTCTTCTTGGACTTTGGTACGGTCTTGAGTTCGAATTCTGATGCTGATGCATCTGATACTGGGCTGGTAGGTGATGATCTGATGAAAATGAAGACAAGTAGGCAGGCAGGCGCAGGCGCTAAAAATATGTACGATGGTGTGATGAtagaagagaggaaaaaaaatacccggAATTAATATCACACCGTATATTAATTAAACGTTTAACTCGGCGAGACCTTGAGTCTTGACATCAAATAAGGACAATAGGAAGCGAaccgatgatttttttgtattaaatttaataacggtaaataaatttttttgtagtcgAGTAGGTATAATCGGTTTACACGCGAACCAGGGAGACGTGtataaagatttttattttctatgcaAGCGCAGAAGTATATTTGTTTATGGCAAACAGCGTTTTACAATACAAGGTTAATGGTTTTACGCAGATTGTAAATTAATTACGCCCGAGAGCGTGTGTTTTCCTTattattttctcgaatttttcgaaaaataaaaacaaaaattattcgaacgtAGTAGATGAAAATCGTCGTTTGGGGTTTTCTCAATACACACGTGAGAAGACCTCGTTGGGATATTGGAATAAATAAGGAAAATATGTTGTCATGAATGGATGAATAATTGGTGTATGCTGCAGGAGGAGAATCTACTATGTCTGTGTTCTGTTGGATGAGTtttatgttgttgttgttggtgttttttttaactGTTCGTCAAACGTTCAAGGCCGTTCGTACGATGAACCGGTTCCGGCACGGCCTTCTGAACGGTGTGGTCTGCTTGTAATTATACGGCGTGTGATGAGCGGCGTGTTACACACGAGTCTTTACAACGAACGTATAGAAGAGAAtgaaatgtaaatgaaaaatgcatCCTATGACCATATGGTActtggttcttttttttcaattttttcgttttcgaaacACCGAGCATGGATGGGTGAAAGGAAAGGGTTAGAAAGGTGAAATTACGATACAACGACCTAGTTTCTCTTTCTGTTTCTCTCGAGTTTGGACGATGTCGATGATGATCAATCCGTAggattttcaacgttttgtttttggttttctgAAGACTGGATGTGCTAAAGGaatatgttttgttttgttttgttcacAGGCTTGTCCATTGAatccaaatcctcaaccattaACCGGACAACAAGAATTATTACAAGATTTTTCAAAGCGATTCTCACCCGCTATTCGAGGTGTTGTGGAATTCGCCAAAAGAATAACCGGATTCGCATTGTTACCTCAAGATGATCAAGTCACCCTGCTAAAAGCTGGTGTATTCGAAGTCTTGTTGGTCCGTTTGGCTTGCATGTTCGATGCGCAGGTAAATTGAGCATTTCCCAAACGAATATTTTTGCAGACCTGGAATTTGAATGAAGAAATTAatggtgaattatttttttttcgtttgttttgtaGAATAATACGATGATATGCCTAAACGGACAAGTATTAAAAAGGGACTCGATTCATAACAGTTCGAACGCTCGGTTCTTGATGGACTCGATGTTCGACTTTGCCGAACGACTAAATTCGTTGCATTTATCAGACGCTGAAATCGGCCTTTTCAGTTCCATCGTTGTTATCGCAGCCGGTAAGTTGACAAATTCTTGATCATTCATACTCCTTACAGCCAgaatttttctagtttcaaGGTCACTTATGGAAAATATTCGGTTTTTTGTTTGTCTCACGCAGATCGTCCCGGATTACGTAACGTCGAActaatcgaaaaaatgcacAACAAGCTGAAAGCTCTGCTGCAATCGGTGCTGGCTCAAAATCATCCTACTCAACCGAGCCTATGTCAAGAACTTATCAAAAAGATCCCAGATCTGCGCACGTTGAACACGTTACACTCGGAGAAACTGTTGGCATTCAAAATGACCGAACAGCAGCAACTGCAGCAACAGCACAATCTATGGAACGGTTCGAACGGCGCTGTCAAATACAAGCAAGAACCAATCGACTATCATCGCGGCTTAGACGACTGCGGCGGTACCAAAAGCCCGGTCGGTTCGTCTTCGTGGAGCTCGTCGTCCGAAGGAGGCGCTATGGAAGAAGTAAAAAGCCCGATGGGTTCGGTCTCCAGTACGGAATCTGCGTGTTCCGGCGAAGTAGCCGCACTCAACGAGAACGCCGCAGCTGTCGCGTCCATCGTCAGCGGCCATCAGGCTGCTAACGCTCCTTTGTTGGCAGCCACATTGGCGGCTGGCGTTTGCCCGATGAGAAGACGTCAGAATTCCATCGGATCGATGTCCGGCGACGATGACGCTACCAATGCCGCTAGTCTGCACGCGCATCCTCATCTGCATATGAAATTGCAACAACAACATCAGCAGCAACATCAACATCATCAGTTGCAGCACCATCATCAGCATCAGCAGCATCATCAAGCGGCGGCAGCGCAACAGCATCTAGTTAGTCATAAATCAACTTTCCCGCGTAAATTAGATTCGCCTTGCGATTCCGGTATCGAATCCGGCACCGAGAAGATCGAAAAGCTTACTAATAGCGCGCCCACCTCAGTCTGCTCCAGTCCCCGTTCCTCGCTCGAAGATAAAGACGAAcacaatcatcatcatcatcatcagcacCACCATCACCACAACAGTAATTCCTCGTCTattcaccatcatcatcataacGGCAATCAAAGCGTAAACAATCAGCAAAACGGCGGCTCCGGCGCATCGGCTGGTCAATCGATCGACGATATGCCGGTGCTGAAACGCGTCCTGCAAGCGCCTCCGCTGTACGATACCAATTCGCTGATGGACGAAGCGTACAAACCGCATAAAAAGTTCCGAGCGCTCAGAAACAAAGATACAGCCGAAGCCGAACCTATCGTCGTTGTTACCCACAATGGTAGTAGCCTGAGCGGCGGCAACTCGGCCAGCTCCGGTAACCAGCCGCACGCGCAGTCTCAGTTGCAGCACCATCTGACCTCGTCGTTATCCAGTACCCATTCGACGCTGGCCAAATCGCTGATGGAGGGTCCGCGCATGACGCCGGAACAAATGAAACGAACCGATATCATACATAATTTCATAATGCGAGGAGCCGACGCTCTGGAATCGACGTCCCAGCAGAGCGGCAGCGGCAGCAGCAGCGGCAGCAGTAGCGGAAGTAGCACTAGTAGTAGATGCAGTCCTAATCAACAAATTTATTACGTACCTCAGCCGACCAAATGGGAACAACAGAACAGCGTGGCGGGCGAACTGAGCACCGGCGCCGGTACCATCGGCGTCGGCACCAGCGTCATTACGTCCTCGGGACGACCTCAAGTTTCCTCGTCTCCTTATCTAAACACAGTCGTACGTAGTCAATCGTTATCACCGCACGGCGAACCGATCACCAAGATTTATCTACGCGGTACCAACCTATCACCTCCTACTTGCCTATCCAGCTCTAGTTCTCCGGTACATTTCCTACATAGTCAAAGTCCCGGCTTGAGCCAAAGTCCTCCTATGCACGTCCAAAGTCCTATCCATCGTCAAAGTCCAATGCATAGCCATAGTCCGCCGCACAGCAACCATAGTCCATCTGTGTCGCCGCCGGCTCACATGATGTCTACAGTCAATCTGCAAGTAGGCATTACCAACTCGTCGCAGCAACCTTTGAATTTATCGAAGAAAACGCCGCCATCTTCGCCGAGGCCTATCTCAGCCTCGACTACTACTCCGAAAATCGTTTCCTTGGAAGCTTAATTTTTGGGCTACCGCGTTAaagttatcttttttttttgtttgagattttttctctctctctctctctttcgttTTCTTCTCTCGTTTCTTTTTATGTTGtacgatttttattatttttctttatattaatttaaaaatgaaaaaatttgtaaatgtgAGTGTGAATGTGAGAGTGTGAATTTctctattttacttttttttttttgtataaatgcCTATcgtaaaaattccattttttctctttctttctttctttctttcgtttctgttttatttttctcttctatttttgtttttattgtaaCGACTTTTGTTGATATCGAAAGATCTCATTTAAGAATACTATCTACTTTCAGTTacgtaattattttatatttttaatttaattatttaaaaaaattcgttacGACGATTGGGATAGTagtgttgatgaaaaaaaataaaccttgaaaaaattcgcgTAGACAATTCTCAACGAGATGGGGGTGGTTGAAATTTCACCCCACTCTGTAATCgcgttataaaaaaaaataaaataaataccttCGTAGCCTCGatctggtgcaaaaaaaaaattaataaaaacttaCATCAAATCACAGAATTTCAATTAGACAATCGGATTTTTATATCAAAGTATGTTTTGTAGCgatttttgtggtatttttttgctCCGTTTGAAACTAAAGCTACGcatcgatttattttttacacCCGGACGAATACTCTGCCACGTACGTTACTCTCGTTACAATGGCGATATTCGACtaggatggaaaaaaattgatgaaaatttcaaaaccaaaaatttgtaattttttttcgcttattTATACATATTATCATGTAGATTAAACATTTATAaatattgtaattatttttacgaataaggttttaaaaaaaaaatcataatagattgtaaatttcgttttttagtCGTGTTAGtcgttttattattatttgtttgaattttttttttgttttttttctatatttttttcaaaacgtcttCAAAAGGCttccgaaaaaattttctggtcgTGCAAATGTGCTTATAcgcttttgtttttgtttttgttacatttttgattgaaaattgaaaaaaatcaaattcgcccgcgttacataatttttttaaacgttaaaAATGCGCTTTTTTTTATTGCTTATACGTACCTAATGGCGtatttttcgtgcatttttttctctctatctgtgtaattatttttttttcctttgaaaaatgtatataaatttcctttttttttctttttttttttttttgttaacatACGaggaaattctatttttttttctttttttttatgttaatttttagtaatttgatTGAGACTGATTTCGGAGGTTCGCATCTAGACCGGTTTCTAAATAAGGCCAGTACATTACCCGATAAATTGGCTGTAGTTTTGATGCGAACATCCAACCCCTTTTGAATTTGTATATATTTTTAGCTTAGCTTTTACCTATCTCTCTCCTTGTGTGTGTATTTAATACGGCAGCGCcgcatttaaaaacaaatttttttcattccgattgattaaaaaaaaaaaaaagaaaaagtttcaaatagtTGCGCGTATTGTATCTCCCCTACCCATCTtgcaaaaagaggaaaaaattatgagaattttttatgttACGCGCGCGCTTTAGTAGCTGTTTGAATTCGTCATAACATTATAAATTTAGTTTGTACGATCATGTAATATGTAAAATCATATagataaatagaaaaatttatgtttcttAGCACCGTTTTTTTATTTACACGAGTCGCGCGGCAGCAGTCGCCCGactagagaattttttttccgctacgaatacgaaaaatACAATCGTAATCGGCTGGTTAACCTTGAAAATCGAGCTGGCTGCGTTGTTGATAACGGTACCTAGCTGTACGAATAGAATTAACGCGCGAGGATTTAATGACAAAAATGGTTACGTAATTTTACGAACGTTTATTGTGACCGAGCTCGAGCTACGGTGATCGTttgaacgacgacgacgacgacgtagacccaagaattgaaaaattatgtgtaAATTGTACGACTGGTGGCGAAAAAATATGCTAATGAGGCGAGTAATATATGGTGATTAGGATAGACGGAAAATTAAAAGAGGGAtaatgaagtgaaaattttctaattttttgaaccaaaatttcaatcagtttggagtattggaaatttcaaaaataaatgatcGAATTTATGAGGTCAACGAATTCTAAAAAGCTGAGTCATTCTTCAGCTGTTATTATTTTTACTATCACAGAGTGATCTAATTTCCTGTATAAAAGAACGAAAAAGTGAAGGATGAAAGTCCAAccaaatgatttgaaaaaaaaagaaatggaaaaatgaactcATTAGTAAAGTAACTAATTTTAGGAATAGGAATTCATCATAGAGAGAAACAACTGGTATAGTAGCagtatacgtacgagtactttCATCAACCTTGCTTTCAAATAACCTTGTAACGCGGTGAAATAATCAGCGTTGATAATGAACAGAGTTATATTTCATTGGAAAGGTTTACGCCTACTAAACCATGTGGTTTTCAAAGtattagagaaaaaattcacaatt
The sequence above is a segment of the Planococcus citri chromosome 3, ihPlaCitr1.1, whole genome shotgun sequence genome. Coding sequences within it:
- the LOC135841326 gene encoding nuclear hormone receptor E75-like isoform X3; this translates as MTVINFKHESDDSLDTKNTLESLDNHHHLQNSPESEQLLGRVLAEFDGTTVLCRVCGDKASGFHYGVHSCEGCKGFFRRSIQQKIQYRPCTKNQQCSILRINRNRCQYCRLKKCIAVGMSRDAVRFGRVPKREKARILAAMQQSTNSRSQEKALTAELEDDQRLLATVVRAHLETCDFTRDKVEPMLIRARTQPSFTACPPTLACPLNPNPQPLTGQQELLQDFSKRFSPAIRGVVEFAKRITGFALLPQDDQVTLLKAGVFEVLLVRLACMFDAQNNTMICLNGQVLKRDSIHNSSNARFLMDSMFDFAERLNSLHLSDAEIGLFSSIVVIAADRPGLRNVELIEKMHNKLKALLQSVLAQNHPTQPSLCQELIKKIPDLRTLNTLHSEKLLAFKMTEQQQLQQQHNLWNGSNGAVKYKQEPIDYHRGLDDCGGTKSPVGSSSWSSSSEGGAMEEVKSPMGSVSSTESACSGEVAALNENAAAVASIVSGHQAANAPLLAATLAAGVCPMRRRQNSIGSMSGDDDATNAASLHAHPHLHMKLQQQHQQQHQHHQLQHHHQHQQHHQAAAAQQHLVSHKSTFPRKLDSPCDSGIESGTEKIEKLTNSAPTSVCSSPRSSLEDKDEHNHHHHHQHHHHHNSNSSSIHHHHHNGNQSVNNQQNGGSGASAGQSIDDMPVLKRVLQAPPLYDTNSLMDEAYKPHKKFRALRNKDTAEAEPIVVVTHNGSSLSGGNSASSGNQPHAQSQLQHHLTSSLSSTHSTLAKSLMEGPRMTPEQMKRTDIIHNFIMRGADALESTSQQSGSGSSSGSSSGSSTSSRCSPNQQIYYVPQPTKWEQQNSVAGELSTGAGTIGVGTSVITSSGRPQVSSSPYLNTVVRSQSLSPHGEPITKIYLRGTNLSPPTCLSSSSSPVHFLHSQSPGLSQSPPMHVQSPIHRQSPMHSHSPPHSNHSPSVSPPAHMMSTVNLQVGITNSSQQPLNLSKKTPPSSPRPISASTTTPKIVSLEA
- the LOC135841326 gene encoding nuclear hormone receptor E75-like isoform X4; its protein translation is MGVIVLRNNAKKEFDGTTVLCRVCGDKASGFHYGVHSCEGCKGFFRRSIQQKIQYRPCTKNQQCSILRINRNRCQYCRLKKCIAVGMSRDAVRFGRVPKREKARILAAMQQSTNSRSQEKALTAELEDDQRLLATVVRAHLETCDFTRDKVEPMLIRARTQPSFTACPPTLACPLNPNPQPLTGQQELLQDFSKRFSPAIRGVVEFAKRITGFALLPQDDQVTLLKAGVFEVLLVRLACMFDAQNNTMICLNGQVLKRDSIHNSSNARFLMDSMFDFAERLNSLHLSDAEIGLFSSIVVIAADRPGLRNVELIEKMHNKLKALLQSVLAQNHPTQPSLCQELIKKIPDLRTLNTLHSEKLLAFKMTEQQQLQQQHNLWNGSNGAVKYKQEPIDYHRGLDDCGGTKSPVGSSSWSSSSEGGAMEEVKSPMGSVSSTESACSGEVAALNENAAAVASIVSGHQAANAPLLAATLAAGVCPMRRRQNSIGSMSGDDDATNAASLHAHPHLHMKLQQQHQQQHQHHQLQHHHQHQQHHQAAAAQQHLVSHKSTFPRKLDSPCDSGIESGTEKIEKLTNSAPTSVCSSPRSSLEDKDEHNHHHHHQHHHHHNSNSSSIHHHHHNGNQSVNNQQNGGSGASAGQSIDDMPVLKRVLQAPPLYDTNSLMDEAYKPHKKFRALRNKDTAEAEPIVVVTHNGSSLSGGNSASSGNQPHAQSQLQHHLTSSLSSTHSTLAKSLMEGPRMTPEQMKRTDIIHNFIMRGADALESTSQQSGSGSSSGSSSGSSTSSRCSPNQQIYYVPQPTKWEQQNSVAGELSTGAGTIGVGTSVITSSGRPQVSSSPYLNTVVRSQSLSPHGEPITKIYLRGTNLSPPTCLSSSSSPVHFLHSQSPGLSQSPPMHVQSPIHRQSPMHSHSPPHSNHSPSVSPPAHMMSTVNLQVGITNSSQQPLNLSKKTPPSSPRPISASTTTPKIVSLEA
- the LOC135841326 gene encoding ecdysone-inducible protein E75-like isoform X2, coding for MFLYEGTDIRKAASYEYEFTKSHTKSDFNGNFDIYDADYMDDYEKKQNEPKLNLEFDGTTVLCRVCGDKASGFHYGVHSCEGCKGFFRRSIQQKIQYRPCTKNQQCSILRINRNRCQYCRLKKCIAVGMSRDAVRFGRVPKREKARILAAMQQSTNSRSQEKALTAELEDDQRLLATVVRAHLETCDFTRDKVEPMLIRARTQPSFTACPPTLACPLNPNPQPLTGQQELLQDFSKRFSPAIRGVVEFAKRITGFALLPQDDQVTLLKAGVFEVLLVRLACMFDAQNNTMICLNGQVLKRDSIHNSSNARFLMDSMFDFAERLNSLHLSDAEIGLFSSIVVIAADRPGLRNVELIEKMHNKLKALLQSVLAQNHPTQPSLCQELIKKIPDLRTLNTLHSEKLLAFKMTEQQQLQQQHNLWNGSNGAVKYKQEPIDYHRGLDDCGGTKSPVGSSSWSSSSEGGAMEEVKSPMGSVSSTESACSGEVAALNENAAAVASIVSGHQAANAPLLAATLAAGVCPMRRRQNSIGSMSGDDDATNAASLHAHPHLHMKLQQQHQQQHQHHQLQHHHQHQQHHQAAAAQQHLVSHKSTFPRKLDSPCDSGIESGTEKIEKLTNSAPTSVCSSPRSSLEDKDEHNHHHHHQHHHHHNSNSSSIHHHHHNGNQSVNNQQNGGSGASAGQSIDDMPVLKRVLQAPPLYDTNSLMDEAYKPHKKFRALRNKDTAEAEPIVVVTHNGSSLSGGNSASSGNQPHAQSQLQHHLTSSLSSTHSTLAKSLMEGPRMTPEQMKRTDIIHNFIMRGADALESTSQQSGSGSSSGSSSGSSTSSRCSPNQQIYYVPQPTKWEQQNSVAGELSTGAGTIGVGTSVITSSGRPQVSSSPYLNTVVRSQSLSPHGEPITKIYLRGTNLSPPTCLSSSSSPVHFLHSQSPGLSQSPPMHVQSPIHRQSPMHSHSPPHSNHSPSVSPPAHMMSTVNLQVGITNSSQQPLNLSKKTPPSSPRPISASTTTPKIVSLEA